CGAGAACGTACAGAAAATGGATTCCATCGCCAACCGCGTCATGCTGTACCGCATGGAACGGTGTGGCGCTCTTTGCGCCATGAGTTCGGAAGAAGAAGCCGATCTTATCCGCGTGAGCAAGGAATTTCCGCGTGGCGATTACATTCTGATTTTTGACCCGCTTGACGGGTCGAGCAATATCGACGTGAACATCAACGTCGGCACCATTTTTTCCATTTTGCGCAGGCCCGAGGGCCACACCGGCGAGGTCAGCATTGATGAAGTGCTGCAGCCCGGCGTAAAGCAGGTTGCCGCAGGGTATATTCTGTATGGTCCTTCCACCATGCTGGTGCTCAGCACCGGGCAGGGCGTGCACGGCTTTACTCTAGACCCCGGCGTGGGCGAATTTCTGCTTTCCCACCCCGACATGCGCATTCCCGAGCAGGGGCATATCTATTCCGTCAACGAGGGCAACTGGAAAAACTGGGACGCCCCCGCGCGTGAGGCCGTAACGTGGTTTCATGGTTGCGAAACTTCTGACGGCAAGCCTTATTCCTCTCGCTACGTGGGCGCGCTTGTGGCTGACTTTCACCGTACGCTTATCAATGGTGGTATCTACATGTATCCGCCTGACGCCAACAAGCCCAACGGCAAGCTGCGCCTCATGTGCGAGGCCAACCCCCTGGCTTTCCTTGCGGAACAGGCTGGCGGCAAGGCAAGCGACGGGCATGGCCGCATACTTGAGCGTGTGCCGGACAAACTGCACGCGCGTACACCGCTCTACATTGGCTCGTCGCTTGATGTAGAGGCCGTGGAAAAAATATACGCGCGGCATGCGGGCAGATAATGTTTCTGGCAGCCCTCGCACGAGTGCGGCGGCTGCCTTCTTGTACCGGCCTTGTGCCGTAAATGGCGAAATGCATGCTGTGTCTTGGAATTGAAAGTTCTTGCGACGAAACTGCCTTGGCTCTGGTTGAAGACGGCAGACTGGTTGAAGCAGTACTGGCAAGTCAGGCAGACGTGCATGCCCTGTTTGGCGGGGTAGTGCCAGAGCTTGCCTCACGCGAGCATTACCGCTTTGTTGGCGCGCTTTTTGACGAACTGATGCGGCGCAGCGGCAGGGCCAATGCCGAGATCGACCTTATAGCGGCTGCGCGCGGGCCGGGCCTGCTTGGCAGCCTGCTTGTGGGGGTTGCTTTTGCCAAGGGGCTGGCCCTTGGGCTTGGCAAACCTTTTCTTGGGGTCAACCACCTGCACGCACATCTTCTGGCTGTGGGCCTTGAGCACGAGCTGCGTTTTCCGGCGCTTGGTCTGCTGGTTTCTGGTGGGCATACCCACCTGTACCGCATGGAATCGCCGTGGGAATGCAGCCTGCTTGGCCGCACTTTGGACGACGCGGCTGGTGAAGCTTTTGACAAGGTAGGCAAATTTCTTGGTCTTGCCTATCCCGGCGGCAAACTTATGGATGCTCTGGCGCGTGCTGGCACTGCCCAGCCCACGTTGTTTCCCCGGCCTTATCTTGATAATGATAATCTTGATTTCAGCTTCAGTGGTTTGAAAACCGCCGCAACCGGGCAGGCCGCTCATTTGCTGGCAGGGCAGGAATGGCCCCGCCCACTGACAGATTTAGCCTATGCGCCGCAGGCTTTGAAGGACTACTGCGCTTCGTTTAACCTCGCTGTGGTTGAGACCCTTTGCGCCAAAACAAAACGTGCACTTGACCGCAACCCTGATCTTAAAACATTGATAATGGCTGGCGGTGTGGCCTGCAATTCACTGCTGCGCGACCGTATCAGCCAGCTGATGCAGGGTAGGGGAGGCGAGGCCTTTATTCCCAGTGGTAAGTTATGCACTGACAATGCGGCCATGATTGCCCATGCTGCATGGCTTTTAGGCAAGAGTGGCTACAGTCATAGACTGAGTATGGAAACCATACCCCGTGGCAAGGCCATACCAAACGATATGCTGTCCAGCTTGTGCTGAAATGGTCAAGAAACCATGCAAAACAAGAGATTGTCTTGACAGAGGGCACATTGGTATCTACTCTTACTCAATACAGAAGCATACACATTAAAGCGCTTCTGTTCGCGTCATTGGTTATAGTGGCTGTGGCGCGACACAAAGCAACGTAAGGAGATAGTTATGGCTGAACAGGTCACTGACGCCACCTTTGAAAGCGTTGTGCTCAAGTCTGATCTTCCGGTTCTTCTTGATTTCTGGGCTCCCTGGTGCGGCCCTTGTCGTGCGGTTGGTCCCATCATCGACGAACTGGCTACCGAGTATGACGGAAAGGTACGCGTTGTTAAAATGAACGTGGACGAAAATCCGGCCACGCCCACCAAGTTTGGCATTCGCGCTATCCCGACTCTTGTCCTTTTCAAAAAGGGCGAAACGGTTGAGCAGATCACCGGGGCCGTCACCAAGGCTGCCCTGAAAGACCTTATTGATGCAAAGGCTCTGGCATGAAGGAATATGATGCCGTTGTCATAGGCAGCGGCCCCGCTGGTATTACGGCCTCAATGTATCTGGCCCGTTCTGGCTGCTCGGTGCTCATGCCTGAGCAACTGGCGGCTGGCGGCCAGATTTTGCAGACTGAAGCCATGGAAAACTATCCTGGTTTTCCCAAGGGCATCAAGGGCTATGAACTGGCGGATCTTTTTGATGCGCATCTGGCCGGTCTAGAGGTAGACCGGCCTGCCGCATCAGTTGAATCGGTAACCGGTTCTGCAGGGCATTTTGTGGTTCGCGCTGGTGGTGTGGATTACGCGGCCAAGACGGTTATCGTTTGCTCTGGTGCGCATCACAAGCCTCTGGGGCTGGAAAACGAAGACAGGTTGCGCGGGCACGGCGTATCGTATTGCGCCATCTGCGACGGCAATTTTTTTCGTAACCAGACCGTCGCGGTAGTTGGTGGCGGAAATTCGGCGTTGGAAGAGTCGCTTTACCTTGCAAAGATCGTAGGAAAGCTCTATCTTATCCATCGCCGCGACGAATTCCGCGGGCATAAGATTTATCAGGATAAGCTTGACGCCCATGGCGACAAGATCGAGATTCTGCGCAGCAGCGTTGTAAGCCAGTTACACGGCGAAAACGAGCTCACAGGTCTTACGGTTAAGGAACTGAAGACCGGTCAGGAACGGCATCTGCCTGTAGACGGACTTTTCGTCTACGTAGGTTATGAGCCTTCCACCGGCTTTTTGCCCGCAGAGGTCGTCCGTGACGAACAAGGCTTCATTATCACCGATACTGAAATGCGCACGAATGTTTCGGGCATTTTTGCTGCTGGTGATATTCGCTCCAAGCTTTGCCGTCAGGTAATCACTGCCGCCGGTGACGGCGCAACTGCCGCGCAGGCGGCGTTTGTATTCTTGGAACAGCTCCATGCATAAAAAACTGCTTCGCTCCCTTTTGCTTGTTATAAGCATGTTTGCGGTATCCGGTTGCGGCATCATCGATATGATATACCTGCCGCCGGCGGAAGATACCGCCCAGGAGGTTTTTGAAGCCGCCAACGACGCCATGAGTGAGAAAAACTACGTGCGCGCCGTGGAGCTGTACAACAAACTTCGCGATACATATCCATTCAGCCCGTACACGGTTGATGCGGAACTGTCGCTGGCCGATGCTTATTACCTTGACGAGGAATATGAACTCGCAGCCGAAACCTACAAGGATTTCGAATCGCTGCATCCCCGTCATGAAGCTATCCCCTACGTTCTGTACCAGACTGGCATGTCGCTCATGAAGCAGTTCCGGACCATCGACCGGGCTACTACAGAACTTAAGGAAGCTTACGACTATTTTGACCGCCTGCGCCAGACCTTCCCCGATTCGCCCTACTCCAAGAGCGCGGAAGAGCACATGCGCATATGCCGTCAGTTGATGGCCGAGCACGAGCTGTATATTGCCGACGTGTTCTGGCACATGAAGAAATACGGCCCCGCTTGGCATCGCTACGAATATGTCATGGCAAACTTCAAGGATGTGCCTGAGGTTGCCGAGCATGCCAAGGAAAAGAGTCTTGCTGCGTACCACAACTACCGCGAAATTCAGTCACA
The Desulfovibrio sp. DNA segment above includes these coding regions:
- a CDS encoding outer membrane protein assembly factor BamD; the protein is MHKKLLRSLLLVISMFAVSGCGIIDMIYLPPAEDTAQEVFEAANDAMSEKNYVRAVELYNKLRDTYPFSPYTVDAELSLADAYYLDEEYELAAETYKDFESLHPRHEAIPYVLYQTGMSLMKQFRTIDRATTELKEAYDYFDRLRQTFPDSPYSKSAEEHMRICRQLMAEHELYIADVFWHMKKYGPAWHRYEYVMANFKDVPEVAEHAKEKSLAAYHNYREIQSQEVRENREGSWKKWFTWL
- the fbp gene encoding class 1 fructose-bisphosphatase, yielding MADITVTEHLLLHQKRTPQATGQFTGLLYDLILSGKSISRRIAKAGLLDILGGTGEVNVQGENVQKMDSIANRVMLYRMERCGALCAMSSEEEADLIRVSKEFPRGDYILIFDPLDGSSNIDVNINVGTIFSILRRPEGHTGEVSIDEVLQPGVKQVAAGYILYGPSTMLVLSTGQGVHGFTLDPGVGEFLLSHPDMRIPEQGHIYSVNEGNWKNWDAPAREAVTWFHGCETSDGKPYSSRYVGALVADFHRTLINGGIYMYPPDANKPNGKLRLMCEANPLAFLAEQAGGKASDGHGRILERVPDKLHARTPLYIGSSLDVEAVEKIYARHAGR
- the trxB gene encoding thioredoxin-disulfide reductase, which translates into the protein MKEYDAVVIGSGPAGITASMYLARSGCSVLMPEQLAAGGQILQTEAMENYPGFPKGIKGYELADLFDAHLAGLEVDRPAASVESVTGSAGHFVVRAGGVDYAAKTVIVCSGAHHKPLGLENEDRLRGHGVSYCAICDGNFFRNQTVAVVGGGNSALEESLYLAKIVGKLYLIHRRDEFRGHKIYQDKLDAHGDKIEILRSSVVSQLHGENELTGLTVKELKTGQERHLPVDGLFVYVGYEPSTGFLPAEVVRDEQGFIITDTEMRTNVSGIFAAGDIRSKLCRQVITAAGDGATAAQAAFVFLEQLHA
- the trxA gene encoding thioredoxin, translated to MAEQVTDATFESVVLKSDLPVLLDFWAPWCGPCRAVGPIIDELATEYDGKVRVVKMNVDENPATPTKFGIRAIPTLVLFKKGETVEQITGAVTKAALKDLIDAKALA
- the tsaD gene encoding tRNA (adenosine(37)-N6)-threonylcarbamoyltransferase complex transferase subunit TsaD: MLCLGIESSCDETALALVEDGRLVEAVLASQADVHALFGGVVPELASREHYRFVGALFDELMRRSGRANAEIDLIAAARGPGLLGSLLVGVAFAKGLALGLGKPFLGVNHLHAHLLAVGLEHELRFPALGLLVSGGHTHLYRMESPWECSLLGRTLDDAAGEAFDKVGKFLGLAYPGGKLMDALARAGTAQPTLFPRPYLDNDNLDFSFSGLKTAATGQAAHLLAGQEWPRPLTDLAYAPQALKDYCASFNLAVVETLCAKTKRALDRNPDLKTLIMAGGVACNSLLRDRISQLMQGRGGEAFIPSGKLCTDNAAMIAHAAWLLGKSGYSHRLSMETIPRGKAIPNDMLSSLC